In the genome of Kiritimatiellia bacterium, one region contains:
- a CDS encoding DUF2357 domain-containing protein codes for MLLFLEREPWALLTEEASGTVKPDGNRPVLIRGDGSPRVVVSADLGVPSFGSQRAKRDELASVSFPFFWAGQRAHMYALPANHRPHPGRHSFTHSLDIGGQQVWCAQEHLIGRPDLEKEHGESQEANAWMEWMVNCFRLLHNLDELCDDAETKTTRGLSRRVWGAADRVWRKDQTKEAPLHLVVSLAKDVQLVDALETCTSKPRRILKRIRADQKVEKIQELDSACIRDFARRPGTTIQQKAGARRELLSVSRIENMDTLENRVLCWVLREVAALAVEYRSEFDKGERQSDPKVRDVRKMLVQTRDWRMREPVSSVLPGQLRHPVHPNYPLQFDAKYHRVYAAYRSIIEHKKVMDDAWTWHRVLWAEAARQILYAALASAERGGAWSSAYYFGEGSRGRWTAPPVAPGPFTLPRLGETYVFDAIDVIHDKAAKDALLKGRLFPGSDIVGATGCDTVLDCQGPQALPLQLLVWCVLLPVEDSISVIARRCQIALSKYQTHVRQRRVSGLVIAVGGTPSDPLAPVSITGGPATNLPSMFLISTSIAIRNQPAKLSEAVSEALAQITDMTTCG; via the coding sequence ATGTTGTTGTTCCTCGAGCGTGAACCATGGGCACTGCTGACCGAAGAAGCCTCGGGGACAGTGAAGCCTGATGGAAACAGGCCCGTGCTTATCCGGGGCGATGGAAGCCCTCGTGTTGTCGTCTCCGCTGACCTCGGAGTTCCCTCTTTCGGTTCACAGCGGGCCAAGCGGGATGAACTAGCTTCCGTCTCATTCCCCTTCTTCTGGGCGGGTCAAAGGGCGCACATGTACGCACTGCCTGCCAACCATCGACCTCATCCCGGCCGTCATTCATTCACGCATTCCTTGGATATCGGCGGACAGCAGGTGTGGTGCGCTCAGGAACACCTCATAGGAAGGCCGGATCTGGAGAAGGAACACGGGGAGTCTCAGGAAGCGAATGCTTGGATGGAGTGGATGGTGAATTGCTTTCGCCTCCTGCACAACTTGGATGAACTCTGCGATGACGCCGAGACCAAGACCACGCGCGGACTGAGCCGGCGTGTTTGGGGGGCTGCTGATCGCGTATGGCGCAAAGACCAGACAAAGGAGGCTCCTCTTCACCTTGTTGTTAGTCTGGCTAAAGATGTGCAGTTGGTCGACGCCCTAGAGACTTGCACGTCCAAGCCCCGACGCATTCTCAAACGCATAAGGGCGGATCAAAAAGTAGAGAAGATTCAGGAACTCGACTCAGCTTGCATCAGAGACTTCGCAAGAAGACCTGGCACAACTATCCAGCAGAAGGCAGGTGCAAGACGGGAACTTCTCTCTGTGTCGCGAATTGAGAACATGGATACCCTTGAAAACCGGGTGCTATGCTGGGTTCTGCGGGAAGTCGCCGCCCTCGCGGTCGAATACCGCTCCGAATTCGACAAGGGGGAGCGCCAAAGCGATCCCAAAGTGCGCGACGTTCGCAAGATGCTCGTACAAACGCGGGATTGGCGCATGCGCGAGCCCGTCAGTTCAGTGCTGCCGGGACAGTTGCGCCATCCTGTCCATCCAAACTACCCCCTACAATTTGATGCCAAGTATCACCGCGTTTACGCCGCCTACCGCAGCATCATTGAGCATAAGAAAGTGATGGATGATGCATGGACTTGGCACAGAGTTTTGTGGGCCGAAGCGGCACGGCAAATTCTCTATGCAGCACTTGCCAGCGCTGAACGTGGAGGTGCTTGGAGTAGCGCCTACTACTTCGGAGAGGGTAGCCGGGGTCGCTGGACAGCACCGCCAGTTGCTCCCGGCCCCTTCACCCTGCCCAGACTCGGCGAAACCTACGTCTTTGATGCGATTGACGTTATCCACGACAAAGCCGCAAAGGATGCTCTTCTGAAAGGACGTCTATTCCCAGGCTCCGATATAGTCGGAGCCACTGGGTGCGATACTGTTCTTGACTGCCAAGGTCCTCAAGCCCTCCCGCTGCAATTGCTTGTCTGGTGTGTGTTGCTCCCTGTGGAAGATTCCATCTCCGTCATAGCGAGACGCTGTCAGATCGCGTTGTCAAAGTACCAAACGCACGTACGACAGCGCCGTGTTTCAGGACTTGTCATTGCGGTTGGGGGCACTCCTTCAGATCCCCTTGCGCCTGTGTCCATTACAGGTGGTCCCGCTACGAATCTTCCTTCCATGTTCCTTATCAGCACCTCCATTGCCATCCG
- a CDS encoding AAA family ATPase has product MMVALNSHKQLVLALLRGSSEPMSISDVWRGLQNRAVDISYTEFEDWLLDQTDYLRINLDGRVTVRPGQDMGNIRPVRVVPDQYDEGTDTDASTRLHRLLAYYKDCLLEEGKAIASYREQEGSSFVVLSEELLSTGRSFASIRTSDMPDFVKNVAGGTRTAYYGYPLMLEWVETGDGEFADYKAIPVFIVRLEIQQEPARCLFHVDTKSVRLNPLVLARSKWRDRAFVRSRLDAETDQYSSFGERLEMIGAVLPDADIREDLAPSLIIRAKSLENVPPDKAGLYNRSGIFLGGSNPYILGLIRDIEELLTKSQGHFEQTALAPLLRTKSANAEQGFAHPGRIRVLSPGDRDSLLNAPQEMAVAQAFSNRLSVITGPPGTGKSQVVTSIITTAVLHDKTVLFASRNNKALEVVQERIKKTCPDAHTLVRVGGSYDDECSELLQRMGNLPPRGGAVPFQNQMQSIDLHLSELDDLNDELDRIGTVLARAGLAQDRFDTLKKKLLPGNPKAYEAARQFDPEALLLFAKRLEASLNVIAGMPNFLATLWVRLQSQRGRTEAAALNNALKKAGISFSASWPSNVPQLQATFRALFPLVDLCQAANEMEKTAGALGTASQLEALFESILEHKTAIAKKVAALLTAKVRENASGRDMPESTQEAVQHYRETMPQLRGKKLNDEQRQVRLESLGRVFPDMLRRLPAWAVTNLSVSHRVPLEPGIFDLVVIDEASQCDIPSCLPLLYRAKQAVVIGDPLQLPQITQIARNVEDQFLRSHGLNGPENDHLRYSDKSMFDAAQSVTPRAGSQFLASHYRCHPDIINFANSSQWWYDDRLEVFTDTQKLKRPEFWKRGITWIQVSSHAVPSSKGYHLPEEVSQTISIIRELLEDRKYEGTVGVVCPLRGMVDLIRDGIEKAVDGRLLQLAAFEAQTAHGFQGDERDVIVYTMAVHSGMPRGARWFIAENRNLFNVALSRARAAFVVVGDKEAVRQFTFEDKPVEYLRQFVEYVDSLSDVRGPAEGEPTFLPEQLWEERFYSNALRPAGISVYAQYPLGPYKLDFAVLRENKTRKLDIEIDGEAFHKDDAGKRLRRDIDRDIYVKAQGGGSWDVMRFWVYELREDMESCLKKVQQWINSAP; this is encoded by the coding sequence ATGATGGTAGCCTTGAACAGTCACAAACAGTTGGTGCTAGCGCTATTGCGCGGCTCATCTGAACCCATGTCGATTTCTGATGTCTGGCGTGGGCTCCAGAACCGTGCTGTTGATATCAGTTATACCGAATTCGAGGATTGGCTGCTCGATCAGACAGACTATCTCCGTATCAACCTTGATGGTCGCGTCACTGTCCGCCCCGGGCAAGATATGGGCAACATCAGACCTGTGAGAGTTGTTCCGGATCAATACGATGAGGGCACCGACACCGACGCATCGACCAGGCTTCATCGCCTGCTAGCCTATTACAAGGACTGTCTCTTGGAAGAAGGGAAGGCCATCGCCTCTTACCGAGAACAGGAAGGCAGTAGTTTCGTTGTCTTGTCAGAGGAACTGCTCTCCACGGGCCGAAGCTTCGCTTCCATCCGTACCAGCGATATGCCCGATTTCGTCAAGAACGTTGCGGGTGGAACGCGAACGGCATACTACGGCTATCCATTGATGCTGGAATGGGTCGAAACAGGGGACGGAGAATTCGCCGACTACAAAGCTATACCCGTCTTCATTGTCAGGCTCGAAATACAGCAAGAGCCAGCCCGATGCCTCTTCCATGTGGACACGAAGTCCGTGAGGCTAAACCCTCTTGTCTTAGCCCGCTCCAAGTGGCGAGACCGCGCGTTTGTCCGATCTCGGCTCGACGCGGAGACTGACCAATACAGTTCCTTCGGGGAACGTCTTGAGATGATTGGGGCGGTTCTTCCCGACGCCGATATCCGAGAAGACCTCGCCCCCTCTCTGATCATCCGCGCCAAGAGCTTGGAGAATGTACCTCCGGACAAGGCCGGCTTGTATAACCGCAGCGGCATCTTCCTTGGGGGCTCAAATCCCTACATCCTTGGCTTGATACGCGACATCGAGGAACTCCTGACCAAGAGTCAAGGGCACTTCGAGCAGACAGCCCTTGCCCCATTGCTCAGGACCAAATCCGCTAACGCCGAGCAAGGCTTCGCCCATCCGGGAAGGATTCGGGTTTTGAGCCCAGGAGATAGAGACTCCCTGCTCAATGCCCCACAAGAGATGGCGGTTGCGCAGGCCTTCTCTAATCGCCTTAGCGTGATCACCGGCCCGCCCGGCACCGGCAAGAGCCAAGTTGTCACCAGCATCATCACGACTGCGGTGCTGCATGACAAAACGGTCCTATTCGCCAGCAGAAACAACAAGGCGCTGGAGGTCGTTCAGGAGCGCATCAAGAAGACCTGCCCTGATGCTCACACACTGGTACGCGTCGGTGGTTCCTACGATGATGAATGCAGCGAATTGCTCCAGCGCATGGGTAACCTGCCGCCACGCGGTGGTGCCGTTCCATTTCAGAACCAGATGCAAAGTATCGACCTGCATCTCTCAGAGTTGGATGACCTGAACGACGAACTGGATCGAATCGGCACTGTCCTTGCACGCGCCGGACTTGCGCAAGATCGTTTTGATACGCTGAAAAAGAAGCTTCTACCGGGAAATCCAAAAGCCTACGAAGCCGCGCGACAATTCGATCCTGAAGCGTTGCTCCTCTTCGCAAAGAGACTCGAAGCTTCTCTTAATGTGATAGCGGGCATGCCCAACTTCCTGGCAACTCTCTGGGTCCGTCTCCAATCCCAGCGCGGCAGAACAGAAGCGGCGGCGCTAAACAACGCGCTGAAGAAGGCGGGCATCTCGTTCTCAGCCAGTTGGCCATCCAACGTTCCTCAGTTGCAGGCCACATTCAGAGCTTTGTTCCCCCTCGTCGACCTTTGTCAGGCTGCGAACGAAATGGAGAAGACGGCAGGAGCGCTTGGAACTGCCTCGCAGTTGGAAGCCCTGTTCGAAAGCATCCTTGAACACAAGACGGCAATTGCCAAGAAGGTTGCGGCTCTTCTTACGGCCAAGGTCAGAGAGAATGCCTCTGGCCGTGATATGCCCGAATCAACTCAAGAAGCCGTACAGCATTATCGCGAGACCATGCCCCAACTCCGTGGCAAGAAGCTGAATGACGAGCAGCGACAGGTCCGGCTGGAGAGCCTTGGCCGCGTGTTCCCCGACATGCTGCGACGCTTGCCCGCATGGGCGGTGACCAACCTCTCGGTCTCACACAGAGTCCCACTGGAGCCTGGTATTTTCGATTTGGTCGTTATCGATGAGGCCAGCCAGTGCGATATCCCAAGTTGCCTTCCGCTCTTGTATCGCGCCAAGCAAGCCGTCGTTATCGGCGATCCGTTGCAGTTGCCTCAGATCACCCAAATTGCCAGAAACGTCGAGGACCAGTTCCTTCGTTCGCATGGGCTAAATGGACCCGAAAATGACCATCTTCGCTACTCAGACAAATCCATGTTTGACGCGGCCCAGTCTGTGACGCCTCGTGCAGGATCCCAGTTTCTCGCCAGCCACTATCGTTGCCACCCCGACATCATCAACTTCGCCAATTCATCACAGTGGTGGTACGACGATCGGCTCGAAGTCTTTACGGACACGCAGAAGCTCAAACGCCCTGAGTTCTGGAAGCGTGGAATCACTTGGATTCAGGTGTCCAGCCACGCGGTGCCCAGTTCGAAGGGCTACCATCTGCCGGAAGAGGTCAGCCAGACGATTTCGATCATCAGAGAGTTGCTCGAGGACAGAAAATATGAAGGAACAGTGGGCGTAGTATGCCCTCTCCGTGGCATGGTTGATCTCATTCGCGATGGCATTGAGAAGGCGGTCGACGGCAGATTGCTCCAACTGGCGGCTTTCGAGGCCCAAACCGCTCACGGATTCCAAGGAGACGAGCGAGATGTCATCGTCTACACCATGGCCGTCCACTCAGGAATGCCTCGTGGTGCCAGATGGTTCATTGCCGAGAACAGGAATCTTTTCAATGTCGCCTTGAGCAGGGCCCGCGCGGCCTTTGTAGTTGTGGGGGACAAGGAGGCTGTGCGCCAATTCACGTTTGAGGACAAGCCCGTCGAGTACCTGCGCCAGTTCGTAGAGTATGTCGACAGCCTGAGCGATGTCAGGGGTCCTGCGGAAGGGGAACCGACCTTCCTGCCGGAACAGCTCTGGGAGGAGAGGTTCTACTCTAATGCCTTGCGGCCGGCAGGCATTTCCGTCTATGCCCAGTATCCCCTCGGTCCCTACAAGCTGGATTTTGCAGTGCTGCGTGAGAATAAGACACGCAAGCTCGACATCGAGATCGACGGGGAAGCCTTCCACAAGGACGACGCTGGGAAGAGACTTCGCCGCGATATTGATCGTGACATATACGTTAAAGCCCAAGGTGGCGGATCTTGGGATGTGATGAGGTTCTGGGTCTACGAACTAAGAGAGGATATGGAGTCATGCCTGAAAAAAGTTCAACAATGGATCAACTCGGCGCCCTGA